Proteins co-encoded in one Cuculus canorus isolate bCucCan1 chromosome 22, bCucCan1.pri, whole genome shotgun sequence genomic window:
- the CITED4 gene encoding cbp/p300-interacting transactivator 4: MAEHMLMPVGGGLQGYRLGVGALQGAPQHGQHVLRTLPTPGQMMPYGGASMDGGMRPRPNLGGQMGHHQLQSAMMFGAPSPQQQYLAPVGTQQLMASMHLQKLNTQYQGHPLGMSGAPVGAGGQQYRVGPNQHPGMQHMPSPALTLNVMDTDLIDEEVLTSLVLELGLDRIQELPELFLGQNEFDFISDFVSKQQPSAISC; this comes from the coding sequence ATGGCCGAGCACATGCTGATGCCCGTGGGCGGCGGGCTGCAGGGCTACCGGCTGGGGGTGGGCGCGCTGCAGGGCGCCCCGCAGCACGGGCAGCACGTGCTGAGGACGCTGCCCACCCCGGGGCAGATGATGCCCTACGGAGGGGCCTCCATGGACGGGGGGATGCGGCCGCGACCCAACCTGGGCGGACAGATGGGTCACCACCAGCTGCAGAGCGCGATGATGTTCGGCGCCCCGAGCCCGCAGCAGCAGTACCTGGCGCCCGTGGGCACCCAGCAGCTGATGGCCAGCATGCACCTACAGAAACTCAACACCCAGTACCAAGGTCACCCCCTGGGGATGAGCGGCGCGCCCGTGGGCGCCGGCGGGCAGCAGTACCGAGTGGGGCCGAACCAGCACCCCGGCATGCAGCACATGCCCTCGCCGGCGCTGACCTTGAACGTTATGGACACTGATCTCATAGATGAGGAGGTCTTGACGTCCCTTGTCCTGGAACTGGGGTTGGACCGGATTCAGGAGCTGCCAGAGCTATTCTTGGGACAGAACGAGTTTGACTTCATTTCAGACTTTGTTAGCAAACAGCAACCCAGTGCCATCAGCTGCTGA